A single window of Chloracidobacterium thermophilum B DNA harbors:
- the glpK gene encoding glycerol kinase GlpK, producing the protein MPGRYILALDQGTTSSRAMVFDAEGRVVALAQRPFEQLFPQPGWVEHRPEDIWNSQIGAAREALRLAGITAPEVAAIGVANQRETTLVWDRTTGEPLGNAIVWQCRRTAARCDELRLTPAAHLIQSRTGLLVDAYFSASKVEWMLERIPTARARAEAGDLAFGTVDSWLVWQLTGKQRHVTDVTNASRTMLFDIHKLAWDDELCGLFSIPKAMLPTVVPSSGVIGETDPELFGAPIPIAGVAGDQQAALFGQMCSHIGMAKNTYGTGCFLLLHTGTKPCLSQQALLSTVAWQLGASPAEYALEGSVFIAGAAVQWLRDGLQIIGGAAETEAVARSVPDTDGVMFVPAFVGLGAPYWDPHARGIITGLTRGTTRAHLVRAALEAIAYQTCDVVEAMLADARQALGAGFRLTELRVDGGAAANDFLMQFQADVLGVPVIRPTVTETTAAGAAYLAGLGVGFWRDVSEVARIWQPERTFSPALDTDARQAAYQAWRAAVQRARSFPATTE; encoded by the coding sequence ATGCCGGGCCGTTACATTCTTGCACTCGATCAGGGCACGACCAGTTCACGTGCCATGGTGTTTGATGCCGAAGGGCGGGTGGTTGCCCTGGCCCAGCGTCCTTTTGAGCAGCTTTTTCCGCAGCCGGGCTGGGTCGAACATCGCCCGGAAGACATCTGGAACTCCCAGATTGGCGCGGCCCGTGAAGCCCTCCGCCTGGCCGGCATTACTGCACCGGAAGTGGCAGCCATTGGCGTCGCCAACCAGCGCGAAACCACGCTCGTCTGGGACCGAACCACAGGCGAGCCGCTTGGCAATGCCATTGTCTGGCAGTGCCGACGTACGGCTGCCCGCTGTGACGAACTGCGGCTGACTCCGGCAGCGCACCTGATTCAGTCCCGAACCGGCCTGCTCGTGGATGCCTATTTCTCCGCCAGCAAGGTCGAGTGGATGCTGGAACGGATACCAACGGCGCGTGCGCGGGCTGAAGCTGGCGACCTGGCCTTTGGTACGGTGGATAGCTGGCTGGTCTGGCAGTTGACCGGGAAACAGCGGCATGTGACCGATGTCACCAACGCCAGCCGTACGATGCTGTTTGACATTCACAAGCTGGCCTGGGATGACGAACTCTGTGGGTTGTTCTCCATACCCAAAGCCATGCTGCCGACGGTTGTCCCGTCGAGCGGTGTGATCGGTGAAACCGACCCGGAACTGTTCGGCGCGCCGATTCCCATTGCCGGGGTGGCCGGCGACCAGCAGGCGGCCCTGTTTGGGCAGATGTGTTCGCACATCGGCATGGCCAAGAACACCTACGGCACAGGGTGCTTTCTGTTGCTGCACACGGGCACGAAGCCGTGTCTTTCGCAGCAGGCGCTGCTGTCAACCGTGGCGTGGCAGTTGGGAGCGTCGCCGGCAGAGTATGCGCTGGAAGGGAGCGTCTTCATTGCCGGAGCGGCTGTGCAGTGGTTGCGTGACGGGCTTCAAATCATCGGCGGCGCGGCTGAAACGGAAGCTGTGGCGCGTTCGGTGCCCGACACTGACGGGGTGATGTTTGTGCCGGCTTTTGTCGGTCTTGGTGCGCCCTACTGGGACCCGCATGCCCGTGGCATCATCACCGGACTGACCCGTGGCACGACACGGGCACATCTCGTCCGCGCGGCGCTTGAAGCCATTGCCTACCAGACCTGTGATGTCGTCGAAGCCATGCTGGCGGATGCCCGGCAGGCGCTCGGCGCCGGGTTCCGGCTGACCGAGCTGCGGGTTGACGGGGGAGCGGCGGCCAACGACTTCCTGATGCAGTTTCAGGCGGATGTTCTGGGTGTGCCGGTGATTCGTCCGACGGTGACGGAGACGACTGCCGCCGGTGCGGCCTACCTGGCCGGGCTGGGGGTTGGTTTCTGGCGGGATGTGTCGGAAGTGGCCCGGATTTGGCAGCCGGAACGCACCTTTTCCCCTGCTCTTGACACGGACGCCCGACAGGCGGCCTATCAGGCGTGGCGGGCTGCTGTCCAACGCGCGCGTTCTTTCCCCGCGACTACCGAATAA
- a CDS encoding sigma-70 family RNA polymerase sigma factor: MSHNAMRYELDSGEEGFSTMEGEEISVTDTADDEASDTISVYLKSLSHTTLLTRQEETFVAREMERHERRAARMLSRALPVAAYVVQLAKNLQSEGLRLSDLLVLPRGEDEADGERCEAPLKPDLDERQERALCEKFAAIEAAHAGIRAMVAQPGYKHTSRNLDIHRLRIRIGRILYKLPFNKTIRRRVELAWGNVVDEALTLKAERARLEYRLKDTSLDAATSRLLKHQLKAVRARIRDLECNCALPLDGIIADWKRFAETKQKAEAYKLRMIESNLKLVVFIGRDFMGRGLAMEDIIQEGNIGLIRAVEKFDWRRGIKFSTYAVWWIKQAIQLAIANQSRTIRLPTYMVDRVNRVRRVLRQMTTNGDEDPTPEEIAPLVGLTPDDVRQVLNVVTEPVSLETPTADDDGEHSLGDLLPDHNSQDPLRASMTVEMAQNLREALSRLSARESEVLMLRFGLMPDGREWTLEEIGARFQLTRERIRQIEMRALAKLSHPSRSRKLRDALHL; the protein is encoded by the coding sequence ATGAGCCACAATGCAATGCGTTACGAGCTGGATTCCGGTGAGGAAGGCTTTTCCACAATGGAAGGCGAAGAAATTTCGGTCACAGACACGGCGGACGATGAGGCGAGTGATACCATTTCGGTATATCTCAAATCACTGTCGCACACGACTCTGCTGACACGGCAGGAAGAAACGTTCGTGGCCCGCGAAATGGAGCGGCACGAACGCCGTGCGGCCCGCATGCTGTCGCGGGCGCTGCCGGTGGCGGCCTACGTTGTGCAGTTGGCCAAAAACCTGCAAAGCGAAGGGCTGCGACTTTCCGACCTGCTCGTTCTGCCACGGGGAGAGGACGAAGCCGATGGCGAACGCTGCGAAGCGCCGCTCAAACCGGACCTCGATGAACGGCAGGAGCGCGCACTGTGCGAAAAATTTGCGGCCATTGAAGCCGCGCATGCCGGGATTCGGGCCATGGTGGCCCAACCGGGCTACAAACACACCAGCCGCAACCTCGATATCCACCGGCTGCGCATCCGAATTGGGCGGATTCTCTACAAGCTGCCTTTCAACAAAACCATTCGGCGCCGGGTCGAACTCGCGTGGGGCAATGTCGTGGATGAGGCCCTGACGCTCAAAGCCGAACGTGCCCGGCTCGAATACCGCCTCAAGGATACAAGCCTCGATGCTGCCACCAGTCGTCTTCTCAAACACCAACTCAAGGCCGTTCGGGCACGCATTCGTGACCTGGAATGCAACTGCGCCCTTCCCTTGGATGGCATCATTGCCGACTGGAAACGTTTTGCCGAAACCAAGCAGAAGGCCGAAGCTTACAAGCTCCGCATGATCGAGTCCAATCTCAAGCTCGTGGTGTTCATCGGGCGGGATTTCATGGGTCGCGGACTCGCCATGGAAGACATCATCCAGGAAGGCAATATTGGCCTGATTCGCGCCGTTGAGAAGTTTGACTGGCGCCGTGGTATCAAGTTTTCAACCTACGCCGTCTGGTGGATCAAGCAGGCGATTCAACTGGCCATTGCCAACCAGTCACGCACCATCCGCCTGCCGACCTACATGGTGGACCGGGTCAACCGTGTCCGGCGTGTGCTGCGCCAGATGACAACCAATGGCGACGAAGACCCGACGCCCGAAGAAATTGCGCCACTTGTCGGACTCACGCCGGACGATGTCCGGCAGGTGCTCAATGTGGTGACAGAACCCGTCTCGCTCGAAACCCCCACGGCTGACGACGACGGCGAGCACTCCCTCGGCGACCTGCTCCCGGACCACAACAGCCAGGACCCACTCCGCGCGTCCATGACGGTGGAAATGGCTCAGAACCTGCGCGAAGCCCTCAGCCGTCTTTCGGCGCGTGAGTCGGAAGTGCTCATGCTGCGGTTTGGACTGATGCCGGATGGACGCGAGTGGACGCTGGAGGAAATCGGCGCCCGCTTCCAGTTGACCCGCGAGCGCATTCGCCAGATCGAGATGCGCGCGCTGGCCAAGCTCAGCCATCCGAGCCGCAGCCGCAAACTGCGCGACGCACTCCACCTCTGA
- a CDS encoding FHA domain-containing protein translates to MVIGLEAVFLSGLRKGESVRLMTFPATIGRDPNSTLPLALQDQLASTRHAQILHEGGSYVLRDVGSSNGTYRNGQRVTEVRLQDADVIEFGVGGPKVRFNFILQPEAQPSPVDRFEAATLPPTPAMATGGSDVTLSRKSTVANDRPAPASAPSPSEVETVFGGSQPGGNQPALPPPPPSPPPVPAFESAATVAQAAQNRPLEAAPPPYSPPAGYVPPVGVDPSVVPSAPAEAGKKSNLILFIAIGGAVALLLLIGVAVLAYLFLFR, encoded by the coding sequence ATGGTGATCGGACTCGAAGCCGTTTTCCTCTCCGGGCTACGCAAAGGCGAAAGCGTCAGGCTGATGACGTTTCCAGCCACAATCGGGCGTGACCCCAACAGTACCCTTCCCCTGGCCCTTCAGGATCAACTGGCCTCCACACGCCACGCGCAAATCCTGCACGAGGGGGGGAGCTATGTGCTCCGGGACGTCGGCAGCAGTAACGGCACGTACCGCAACGGGCAGCGGGTGACGGAAGTCAGGCTTCAGGATGCCGATGTGATTGAGTTTGGTGTAGGGGGGCCGAAAGTCCGCTTCAACTTCATTCTCCAACCTGAAGCCCAACCGTCCCCGGTTGACCGCTTTGAGGCGGCAACCCTGCCCCCCACTCCGGCAATGGCGACCGGTGGCAGCGATGTCACGCTCTCACGCAAATCTACGGTTGCGAATGACCGGCCGGCGCCAGCATCCGCCCCTTCGCCAAGCGAGGTGGAAACTGTTTTTGGCGGCTCACAGCCCGGTGGAAATCAGCCGGCACTGCCTCCTCCGCCACCATCGCCACCGCCCGTGCCAGCGTTTGAGTCAGCGGCAACCGTCGCCCAGGCGGCTCAGAACCGACCACTTGAAGCCGCGCCCCCACCTTACTCTCCGCCGGCCGGCTATGTGCCTCCCGTGGGTGTTGACCCGTCGGTGGTGCCCTCTGCACCAGCGGAGGCGGGCAAAAAATCGAATCTCATCCTGTTTATTGCCATCGGCGGGGCCGTGGCTCTCCTGCTGCTCATCGGGGTGGCAGTTTTGGCTTACCTTTTCCTGTTTCGATGA
- a CDS encoding M48 family metallopeptidase produces the protein MFSGRRFHRRMSWLLITGLLVGSVLPMGVRADDKDKKTNSPVTRKLSEKENPLMIGKRDINKGSLNFYSKEKEMAIGAQLAAELDRQLKFVTDPVVVEYINRLGQTIASNSDAKVPFTIKVVDSPEVNAFALPGGYFYVNKGLILAADNEAQVASVMAHEIAHVAARHATEQVSKGQLAQFGMIPLIFVGGVAGVLVANAANILVPLTFLKFGRNAEFEADMLGAQYAWASGYDPDEFIAFFEKLKAQQDPKQKIPTVFSTHPPTEERAAKMRQLTAAFPPRDEYIISSSEFARVKARLGAIAPDAGRRIGPGGGNDQPSRPTLRRRQPDAPPEEDDEMNTPADRPQKSEPSNRPTLRRRTDNNPPPDDGSPLSMASDGWRVVSSE, from the coding sequence ATGTTCTCAGGACGACGTTTTCACAGGCGGATGAGCTGGCTGCTCATCACCGGATTGCTCGTGGGTTCGGTTCTGCCGATGGGTGTCCGGGCGGATGACAAGGACAAAAAGACCAATTCTCCCGTGACGCGCAAGCTCAGCGAGAAGGAAAACCCCCTGATGATTGGCAAGCGCGACATCAACAAGGGGAGTCTGAACTTCTACTCGAAGGAAAAGGAAATGGCGATTGGCGCCCAGTTGGCCGCCGAACTGGATCGCCAGCTCAAGTTCGTCACCGACCCCGTTGTGGTTGAATACATCAATCGCCTGGGCCAGACGATTGCTTCCAACTCCGATGCCAAAGTTCCGTTTACCATCAAGGTCGTGGATTCGCCCGAAGTCAATGCCTTTGCGTTGCCGGGTGGGTATTTCTACGTGAACAAGGGGCTGATTCTGGCGGCTGACAATGAAGCCCAGGTCGCCAGCGTCATGGCGCATGAAATTGCGCACGTCGCCGCACGGCACGCCACGGAGCAGGTGTCAAAGGGGCAGTTGGCGCAGTTCGGCATGATTCCTCTGATCTTTGTGGGGGGCGTCGCGGGTGTCCTCGTGGCCAACGCAGCCAACATCCTCGTCCCGCTGACCTTTCTCAAGTTCGGGCGCAATGCCGAGTTCGAGGCGGACATGCTCGGCGCGCAGTATGCCTGGGCGTCCGGCTATGACCCGGATGAGTTCATTGCGTTTTTTGAGAAACTCAAGGCCCAGCAGGACCCGAAGCAGAAAATTCCAACGGTGTTTTCGACGCATCCGCCCACTGAGGAACGGGCCGCCAAGATGCGCCAGTTGACGGCCGCCTTTCCCCCACGGGACGAATACATCATCAGTTCTTCGGAATTTGCGCGGGTGAAAGCCCGCCTGGGGGCAATTGCCCCGGATGCCGGGCGGCGCATCGGCCCCGGTGGCGGCAATGATCAGCCAAGCCGTCCGACGCTGCGGCGGCGGCAGCCGGATGCACCGCCGGAAGAGGATGACGAGATGAATACCCCGGCTGACCGTCCGCAGAAGTCTGAGCCGTCGAACCGTCCGACGCTCCGGCGGCGCACGGACAACAATCCCCCGCCTGACGATGGTTCACCGCTGAGTATGGCGAGTGACGGGTGGCGAGTGGTGAGTAGCGAGTAG
- a CDS encoding nucleoside triphosphate pyrophosphohydrolase family protein: MLTLDEYQRAAGRTAAYPNRGNNLVYPVLGLASEAGEVAGKLKKVIRDQNGHLSPEQRQRLLDEVGDVLWYVAAICTELEASLEAVARANLDKLASRAGRGVIAGDGDHR; encoded by the coding sequence ATGCTGACTCTGGACGAATACCAACGGGCAGCCGGGCGTACAGCGGCCTATCCCAACCGGGGGAACAATCTCGTTTATCCCGTTCTCGGTCTGGCCAGCGAGGCCGGTGAAGTCGCCGGCAAACTCAAAAAGGTCATCCGTGACCAGAATGGCCACCTTTCCCCGGAACAACGCCAGCGGCTGCTCGATGAGGTGGGCGATGTGCTGTGGTACGTCGCCGCTATCTGTACCGAACTGGAAGCCTCACTCGAAGCGGTGGCCCGCGCCAACCTGGATAAACTTGCCTCCCGCGCCGGTCGGGGTGTTATCGCTGGGGACGGCGACCATCGCTAG
- a CDS encoding succinate--CoA ligase subunit beta, with product MNLYEYEGKSLFKKYGIRVPEGIFINSPQNAGNIEAFVEEVGEVAVKAQVLAGKRGKAGGIRFCKTAEGAELAVELLLHTTIHGSESVGVLVEQRLSIVGEYYLSLTFDGWHRAPVVILSQQGGVEVEELTQRHPEKLVIRPIDSIFGLPEWKAREIAAEAGFREERMRKMADLMVRAYRCFRENDVRLLEINPVIETPKGNFFAADAVVILDDDAMTRHRDFNYPPRGGLGRPLTERELQAKLIDQNDYRGVAGKYIELDGDIAMMSAGGGGSITNMDALISYGGRPANYTEYGGNPPAEKVEKLTRVVLSKPGLTACWHVGAVANNTRVDITMEGFIAGLRAIRPPFPIVVRRGGPGWEEARAALERAREELHLDMTIFGPEMPMTESAKVVIQKSEEYKNRLRGLNC from the coding sequence ATGAATCTCTACGAATACGAAGGCAAGTCGTTGTTCAAAAAGTACGGTATTCGCGTCCCGGAGGGCATCTTCATCAACTCCCCGCAAAATGCTGGCAATATCGAAGCCTTTGTGGAAGAGGTCGGTGAAGTCGCCGTCAAGGCACAGGTGCTGGCCGGCAAGCGGGGCAAGGCCGGGGGCATCCGGTTTTGCAAAACGGCCGAAGGGGCCGAACTGGCCGTCGAGCTGTTGCTCCACACGACGATTCATGGGTCGGAATCGGTCGGGGTTCTGGTCGAACAACGGCTGTCCATCGTGGGCGAATACTATCTGTCGTTGACTTTCGATGGCTGGCACCGCGCCCCGGTCGTGATCCTGAGCCAGCAGGGGGGCGTTGAGGTCGAGGAACTCACCCAGCGCCATCCTGAAAAGCTGGTCATTCGGCCGATTGACTCGATTTTCGGACTGCCCGAATGGAAAGCCCGTGAAATCGCAGCGGAAGCCGGTTTTCGTGAAGAGCGCATGCGCAAGATGGCTGACCTGATGGTACGTGCCTACCGCTGCTTCCGTGAAAACGATGTGCGGCTGCTCGAAATCAACCCCGTCATCGAAACGCCCAAGGGCAACTTTTTTGCCGCCGATGCCGTGGTCATCCTTGATGATGACGCCATGACGCGCCACCGCGACTTCAACTATCCGCCACGGGGCGGACTGGGGCGCCCGCTGACGGAACGTGAACTTCAGGCCAAACTCATTGACCAGAATGACTACCGGGGCGTTGCCGGAAAATACATCGAACTCGATGGTGACATTGCCATGATGAGCGCCGGCGGCGGCGGCTCGATCACGAACATGGATGCCCTGATCAGCTATGGCGGACGCCCGGCGAACTACACCGAATATGGCGGCAATCCCCCGGCTGAAAAAGTCGAGAAATTGACGCGCGTCGTGCTCTCCAAGCCCGGACTGACAGCCTGCTGGCATGTTGGCGCTGTCGCCAACAACACCCGCGTGGACATCACCATGGAAGGCTTCATTGCTGGTCTGCGGGCCATCCGCCCGCCCTTCCCGATTGTGGTCCGGCGGGGTGGGCCGGGCTGGGAAGAGGCGCGGGCGGCGCTGGAGCGCGCCCGTGAAGAACTGCATCTGGATATGACGATTTTTGGTCCCGAAATGCCCATGACCGAAAGCGCCAAAGTCGTCATTCAGAAAAGCGAGGAATACAAGAACAGATTACGTGGTCTGAACTGCTGA
- a CDS encoding succinate--CoA ligase subunit alpha — translation MGILVDENTRVVVQGITGREGSFVTREMLRYGTKVLAGVTPGKGGEVVHGVPVYDTLKQALAAHPDINTSLVYVPPLSAKDAAIEAISNGIRLINIITERVPIHDTADLYSYAVSKGARVVGPTSVGILTPGKCKLGPIGGTNPDFQFKPGRIGIVSKSGSMTSETAWVLCQAGFGISTALSVGGDVIACSTFADLLPLFEADPETDAVVMFGEPGGVYEEQAAELVRQGGFTKPLIAFIAGKFVDAMPSGITFGHAGAIMERGMGSPRQKVEALRAAGVRVADVHHEITTLVAEALGQRVSRTA, via the coding sequence ATGGGCATACTGGTTGATGAAAACACGCGCGTCGTCGTCCAGGGGATCACCGGTCGGGAAGGTTCATTTGTCACCAGGGAAATGCTGCGCTATGGCACGAAGGTGCTGGCCGGCGTCACACCGGGCAAAGGGGGCGAGGTTGTCCACGGCGTACCGGTCTATGACACCCTCAAACAGGCACTGGCGGCGCATCCCGACATCAACACCTCACTGGTGTATGTGCCACCCCTTTCCGCCAAGGACGCCGCCATTGAAGCGATTAGCAACGGCATCCGGCTCATCAACATCATCACCGAACGGGTGCCCATCCATGACACGGCTGATCTCTATTCATACGCTGTCAGCAAAGGGGCCCGGGTTGTGGGGCCAACATCGGTCGGAATTCTGACGCCCGGCAAGTGCAAGCTGGGACCCATTGGCGGCACAAACCCTGACTTTCAGTTCAAGCCGGGGCGGATTGGCATTGTCAGCAAGTCCGGCTCGATGACGAGCGAAACCGCCTGGGTGCTATGTCAGGCCGGCTTTGGCATCAGTACGGCCCTGAGTGTGGGGGGTGATGTCATTGCCTGCTCGACCTTTGCCGACCTGCTTCCCCTGTTTGAAGCCGACCCGGAAACCGACGCGGTGGTGATGTTTGGTGAACCGGGCGGCGTCTATGAGGAACAGGCCGCAGAACTGGTACGGCAGGGCGGTTTTACCAAACCCCTCATTGCCTTCATTGCCGGGAAATTCGTGGATGCCATGCCCTCCGGCATCACCTTCGGGCACGCCGGCGCCATCATGGAACGCGGTATGGGCAGCCCCCGCCAGAAAGTTGAGGCGCTGCGGGCAGCCGGGGTGCGCGTTGCTGATGTTCACCACGAAATCACGACACTCGTGGCGGAAGCCCTGGGTCAGCGTGTCAGCCGAACGGCGTAG
- a CDS encoding glycosyltransferase has product MKGRAILCFGGEDWWYHHPHANNHLMKRFARDNQVVFVNSISMGLPGLGSPELFTKIRRKLRSYAKYLRRTPEGIWVITPIVSPFFSSPAWRRINHWLLVCQIRWLLRWLRIERPILWIAIPTARDMVGQFNESLVAYHVSDKYDANPVDTGGHVAFIRQLHEELIAAADIVFYHGWKLLADARQGREKSVLLEQAVDFEHFAAARFRQWECPLPLAPVKRLGKPILGFFGAIERWQIDQSLVEYVSRHRPDWQFVFIGNKTAPLRIEDLPNVHFIPAQPYADLPAFAAHFDVCIVPKDATHDIVKYTSATKVREYLATGKPVVIVPIPEFEPMADVIRIARTPDEFIRHVEECLTTDTPAEADRRQMAVRDKTWDARFTEVATLLEQQLSQRQVTDRAHTDNVR; this is encoded by the coding sequence ATGAAAGGGCGCGCCATTCTCTGCTTCGGCGGGGAAGACTGGTGGTATCACCACCCACACGCCAACAACCACCTCATGAAGCGCTTTGCGCGTGACAATCAGGTGGTGTTCGTCAACTCGATCTCGATGGGGCTGCCCGGGCTGGGCAGCCCCGAACTGTTTACCAAAATCCGGCGCAAACTGCGCAGCTATGCAAAGTACCTTCGCCGCACCCCGGAAGGCATCTGGGTGATAACCCCCATTGTGTCGCCTTTCTTTTCAAGCCCGGCCTGGCGGCGGATCAACCACTGGCTCCTGGTCTGTCAAATCCGATGGCTCCTGCGCTGGCTTCGTATTGAGCGTCCCATCCTGTGGATTGCCATTCCCACAGCGCGCGACATGGTAGGCCAGTTCAACGAATCTCTGGTTGCATATCATGTTTCGGATAAATATGATGCCAACCCGGTGGACACAGGTGGGCACGTTGCCTTTATTCGCCAGCTTCATGAGGAACTCATAGCAGCGGCGGACATTGTGTTCTACCACGGGTGGAAGCTGCTCGCCGACGCCCGGCAGGGACGCGAAAAATCCGTTCTGCTTGAACAGGCTGTTGACTTCGAGCACTTCGCCGCCGCCCGCTTCCGTCAGTGGGAATGTCCCCTTCCCCTCGCACCTGTCAAACGCCTGGGAAAGCCCATTCTGGGTTTTTTTGGGGCGATTGAACGCTGGCAGATTGATCAGTCGCTTGTCGAATATGTGAGTCGCCATCGGCCGGACTGGCAGTTTGTTTTTATCGGGAACAAAACGGCGCCACTCCGCATCGAGGACTTACCGAACGTTCACTTCATCCCGGCTCAGCCGTACGCCGATCTCCCGGCCTTTGCAGCGCACTTCGATGTCTGCATCGTCCCCAAAGATGCCACGCACGACATTGTCAAGTACACAAGCGCGACCAAAGTCCGGGAGTACCTGGCCACCGGCAAGCCGGTCGTGATTGTCCCCATTCCTGAGTTCGAGCCAATGGCGGATGTCATCCGCATTGCCCGAACACCTGATGAGTTCATTCGTCACGTTGAGGAGTGTTTGACGACCGACACGCCAGCCGAGGCTGACCGGCGTCAGATGGCCGTGCGTGACAAAACCTGGGACGCCCGTTTTACCGAAGTCGCAACACTTCTTGAACAACAACTCAGTCAACGCCAGGTGACCGATCGCGCGCATACGGATAACGTACGGTAA
- a CDS encoding electron transfer flavoprotein subunit alpha/FixB family protein: MANGVLVFAEQRDGAFKKATYEALSEGHRLAAQLGQPLSAVIIGANIGHLATEAAHYGASTVYVADVVPLAKYSTDGYAKVLVEAIQTAQPGIVLAAATAMGKDLMPRVTARLDVSLASDVTETHINDGVFTVVRPVYAGKAYATVSFRRTPAAATLRPNVFPAATPDTSRTAEVKSIGATIVDALQAKVTDILAAAKGKIELTEASIVVSGGRGIKGPENYYLIQDLADALGGAAGASRAVVDAGWVDHSHQVGQTGKTVSPTLYIACGISGAIQHLAGMSSSKFIVAINKDPEAPIFKIADYGIVGDLFEVVPRLTEQVKALKRN, translated from the coding sequence ATGGCGAATGGCGTTTTGGTTTTTGCAGAGCAGCGTGACGGAGCCTTCAAGAAAGCGACGTACGAAGCCCTGTCGGAAGGACACCGCCTGGCAGCACAACTGGGACAGCCCCTCAGTGCTGTGATCATCGGGGCCAACATCGGGCACCTGGCCACTGAGGCAGCCCACTATGGGGCAAGTACCGTTTACGTCGCAGATGTGGTCCCGCTGGCCAAGTATTCCACCGATGGGTATGCCAAAGTTCTCGTCGAGGCGATCCAGACAGCACAGCCTGGAATCGTTCTGGCGGCGGCGACAGCCATGGGAAAAGACCTCATGCCACGGGTAACAGCCCGGCTTGATGTCAGCCTGGCCTCGGATGTGACGGAAACCCACATCAACGACGGTGTCTTCACTGTGGTTCGTCCGGTGTATGCCGGCAAAGCCTATGCCACCGTGAGCTTTCGCCGCACACCGGCTGCGGCGACCCTGCGCCCGAATGTGTTTCCGGCAGCCACGCCGGACACCAGCCGGACGGCGGAAGTCAAGTCCATCGGCGCCACTATTGTGGATGCGTTGCAGGCCAAGGTCACGGACATCCTTGCTGCCGCGAAGGGTAAGATTGAGCTGACTGAAGCCAGCATTGTGGTCTCCGGGGGACGTGGCATCAAGGGGCCGGAAAACTACTACCTGATTCAAGACCTTGCCGACGCTCTGGGCGGTGCAGCCGGAGCCTCGCGGGCCGTAGTGGATGCTGGCTGGGTTGATCATTCCCATCAGGTCGGGCAGACTGGGAAAACCGTCAGCCCGACCCTGTATATTGCCTGTGGTATCTCCGGGGCCATTCAGCATCTGGCTGGGATGTCTTCATCGAAGTTCATCGTAGCCATCAACAAGGACCCGGAAGCGCCGATTTTCAAAATCGCCGACTACGGCATCGTGGGAGACTTGTTCGAGGTCGTACCGCGGCTGACGGAACAGGTCAAAGCCCTGAAACGAAACTGA
- a CDS encoding electron transfer flavoprotein subunit beta/FixA family protein, which yields MKIAVCIKAVPETDTRIKIAADGCSIDRADVKFIISPYDEFALEEAVRLKEAKGGQVIALALGGDEVPNILREGLARGADEAIHISSAGVAADDPLCVGKTLAAALKSISPDIVFFGKHGVGGDNQQVHAIVAEKLGWPQVTVVTKLEVSDGRLRAEREIEGGIEVVETGLPAVIAAQKGLNEPRYPKLQSIMQAKKKPLASKTFSDFGLSAAEVGPEAAGLVITALRLPPPRQAGRKITGDPAQQTNELLSALQHEVKVI from the coding sequence GTGAAAATTGCTGTCTGTATCAAGGCCGTGCCGGAAACGGACACGCGCATCAAGATTGCAGCCGATGGCTGCTCCATAGACCGGGCGGATGTCAAGTTCATCATCAGCCCGTACGATGAATTCGCACTTGAAGAAGCCGTTCGTCTCAAGGAAGCCAAAGGCGGACAGGTTATCGCCTTGGCGCTGGGCGGCGATGAGGTGCCCAACATCCTGCGGGAGGGGCTGGCCCGCGGAGCCGACGAGGCCATTCACATTTCCAGTGCTGGCGTGGCTGCGGACGACCCGTTGTGCGTGGGCAAAACGCTGGCGGCGGCCCTCAAAAGCATCAGCCCGGACATCGTCTTCTTCGGCAAGCATGGGGTTGGCGGCGACAACCAGCAGGTGCACGCTATTGTGGCGGAAAAGCTTGGATGGCCACAAGTTACCGTTGTCACCAAGCTCGAAGTCAGTGACGGCCGCCTCCGCGCCGAACGCGAGATCGAAGGTGGTATCGAAGTTGTTGAGACCGGTCTGCCTGCCGTCATCGCAGCCCAGAAAGGTCTCAACGAGCCGCGTTACCCGAAACTGCAAAGCATTATGCAGGCCAAGAAAAAGCCGCTGGCCAGCAAGACCTTTTCTGACTTCGGACTTTCTGCGGCTGAGGTCGGGCCTGAAGCGGCTGGATTGGTTATTACGGCACTGCGCCTGCCACCCCCCCGCCAGGCTGGACGCAAAATCACCGGCGACCCGGCGCAGCAAACCAATGAACTACTGTCTGCCCTACAGCACGAGGTCAAGGTCATCTGA